The region CACTGCCTTCACTGTCCTCACCTTCCTGCTTGACCCCCACCGCTTCCAGTACCCCGAGAGGCCCATCATCTTCCTCTCCATGTGCTACAACGTTTACTCCGTGGCCTTCATCATCCGCTCGGTGGCAGGGGCTGAGAACATCGCCTGCGACCGGGAGAACGGCGAGCTCTACATCATCCAGGAGGGGCTGGAGAGCACGGGCTGCACCATCGTCTTCCTCATCCTCTACTACTTCGGCATGGCCAGCTCGCTCTGGTGGGTCGTCCTCACCCTCACCTGGTTCCTGGCTGCCGGGAAGAAGTGGGGACACGAGGCCATCGAGGCCCACAGCAGCTACTTCCACATGGCTGCCTGGGGCATCCCGGCCATGAAGACCATCGTCATCCTCACCATGCGGAAGGTGGCGGGGGACGAGCTCACGGGGCTGTGCTACGTAGGAAGCATGGATGTCAGTGCCCTGACTGGCTTCGTCCTCATCCCCCTCTCCTGCTACCTGGTCATTGGCACCTCCTTCATCCTCACGGGCTTTGTCGCCCTCTTCCACATCCGGAAGATCATGAAGACAGGCGGCACCAACAcggagaagctggagaagctgATGGTGAAGATTGGGGTCTTCTCTATCCTCTACACTGTCCCGGCCACCTGCGTCATCGTCTGCTACTTCTACGAGCGGCTGAACGTGGATTACTGGAACCTCAGGGCCCTGGAGCGCGGCTGCCTGCACCTCCCCGGCCGGCGTGCCGCCAACTGCTCCTTGGAGGCCTCGGTGCCCACCGTGGCCGTCTTTATGCTAAAGATTTTCATGTCGCTGGTGGTGGGCATCACCAGCGGGGTGTGGGTCTGGAGCTCCAAGACGCTGCAGACCTGGCAGAGCCTGTGCAACAGAAAGCTGGGCATGAGGACGAGGGGCAAACCCTGCAGCGGGGTGAGCTGCGGGGGGGTGCACTGCCACTACAAAGCCCCCACGGTCATGCTGCACATGACCAAGACGGACCCGTATCTGGACAACCCGACGCACGTCtagagcaggggctgccccctccccagggacggCGGCGCCGGGGGAAGCCGGCCTCACGGGTAAGGGGCGAGGGGATGccgcggggggggctggggcaggggctgagcggCGGCGGGAAGGGGGGATGCACGCTGGTGGGGGGTGGCGAGGCGTGTTGGatgccccccccccaatcccggcACCACTCAGCCCTGACAAGTAGCTGCTTTTTCCTagaggttgttttgttgttgttgctgttgccaaATCCAGTGACTCTTCTAACGctttctttgggggggggggtggtggggacggggcagggaggggaataATCCAGTCCGTGTTTATTtaattctgtaatttattttagatttttttttttttttttaatcattagctGCGAGGAATGGAAAAAACAATAAACCCTGGATGTGTTATTTTAACCGAGCCTGGTGCTGTTTGGAGGAATGTGAGGGGCTCGCGAGTGGCCCCGTGGGataccccccacccccgccccggctcagCAGGTTGGGACCGCGttccccgtggggctgcgtgccgGGCCCGAGGGGCTCTCGCTTTCCGCGTGCCGGTGGCAAGAGGGGCAGCGCGCTGTGccggggtgctgctggctgcGGTGGGAGCGCGGTACAGGGGGGCTCCCCCTGTCCACCTCCCCCTGGGGCCATGGCTGGCACCCGCTGCCTCCCGGCTGGGGAGGAAGGTTTTCTTGCGCTGTCGCCCTAACGAATCATCTTTTCCACTCCGGGCTCTGTAGGTGATTGGCGTCGGTGCCATCGGTGCAGGCTCGGGCACAGGAGGCCGGGAGCCGGGGTGATGGGCTGGGGGCGCGGGACCTTGGGGCGGAGAGGGCTCGGCTTTGATGTCCCACACCGGACGCCACGGTGCGGGTAATGGAAACTTCTGGGCAGCTTTATTTATCCCTCGCTCCGGTTACAAGCCCAGCTCACCTTCCCCATTGTCCAGAGGGAAACCCAAGCTCAGCTGGTGCTcaccagggctggaggggggggtgggggggcaccagGGTGCCAGGCAGGCGGTGGGTGCCACCGTCCTCCCAGGCAGGGTGGCTCTGCTGGGGGCTCAGTGGTGggggctgctgcccaccctgccccacacgcctTTGGGCGGGGGCAGCTCATCTCTGCAGAGGGTCGGTGGGGCCGGTTTGCCCCCGGGGATATGTTTGGTGGGTGCCCagtgctgggcgggggggggggggcgggctctGCGGGCAGCACGGGACCTGCggcaggcagggggctggagcagggacacGGGCAGCCCTGGTGATGCTGACTTGTCCATCGTCTAATTGCCCGTTAATTAGCCAGCctgcaggctggggctgtgctgggcccCAGTGAGGGTCTCGGGGGCCTCCGTCCCTCTTACCCAGGCAGCAAGAAGCCAGCAAGGGACCCTCCTTTCAGCACCCAAATTAGCACCCGCTGCCTGCCCGCACCGacagcccccggcccctgccctggcGAAGGCCTGGTGGCTCAGAGCCCCGCTAGGAGCTGCAGCCCAAGGAGAGAGGTGCGAGACCCGCCCCCCGAAGCGagggtggcagcaggggctgggttTGGCAGCCCCTCGCCCTCCGCGGGGGCTTTGTACTGCCATGATTGATGTGGTGAAGCCCTTTcatccaccccccccgccaccacccctgGGACAGCGGGAGAAGCCGAGCGACTGATGTGAGAAAAGCCTTCGCCTCCCCcgggagcaggggcagcagccgaggtgcaaaggagctggtggcggggggtgggtgCTGAGGGGCTCACACCTgatttggggtgctgggaggcaggCGTGCCcctggccgggctgggggacacccagTCCCTTCCCTgggatgatggtggtggtggtggtgccagGGGAGGGACCCCTCTGGCCCCCAActgctgggggggtgtgggggtgtcgCAGCCTCGTGGGCTCCCCCGGCTGCTATGGGAGGGTTTGTTTGGGCAGATAAAAGGGCCGTGACCTGAGGCAGGAGAGTCAATATTGGCTGCGGGACAGGCTCCAAAGTCCAGCCCggggagcctggggaggggtGGGCCCAGCCGCATCCCTGTGGCAGGGGTGCGGCCTGTGTGTCAGACCCCCTccggggctgcaggcaggctgagCCCTGAGCCAGCTCGGTGCATCTTTGGCTGGCGGGGCCAGCCCATGGCACAGCGATCGATGGTGCCGGGGCGTGCGCCTGTCACAGCCCGTGGCAGGGACAGCCTGTCCTTGAGCACCCTGGCTCCTGCCAGCTGCCTCGCGGGTACTCGCTTGGGTGACCCGTCCCACCGGGCCCCGCTATTGGGCCGCGGTGCCAGACCCCCACCCGCTATCAGCCCCAGCAGCCCAGTTGGCTCCACCGGAGGCAGCCAGCCCTGAGACAGAGCGTTTCTGTGGAGCTGGCCCCAAAACAGAGCTGCCCATTAGAAGGGCACCATGCAGGGGATGCTGCCTATCCCCTCATCACAGCCACTTTCAACCCTGGGCTGGGGAGGCTCAGCTCTCCCCCCTATCCCCTCCTCCCAAGCTCATCCCTGCATCCCGACTCCATCCTATTCGGAGCAGCCCCAAGGCAGCCAAGCCCCCGGCTCCAGCAGGGTTGGGGCAGCCACAGAAGCCCCTTGCAAGGGGCAAGCAGGGCTCAGTGCTGCCCCATCCCGggctggcgggggtggggggcagccccccagcttATGCACTGCTgcctggccccagcagcagcagcaggagggagagtgCAGAGGCTGAGCCAGGGCTGCCACCGGGCTGGAGCGGGCTCAGGCCACCCACGGTCCTGGGCCAGCAAAGGGTGGTGTGCCTTATACCCCCTCAGCGCTCACTGCGCCGGGGCCGTTATCCCCCCTCTCAAGGCAGGACGAGGCCTCCAGGCTttgagcagcagaaggaaagtCACCGTGCTTGAGGAAGGTGGCAAAACTCCCAAGTTAGCCAGACTCTTAATTGGTTAATATTAATGATTAAGCCATCAaaccaaggggggggggggggaccaagCTC is a window of Larus michahellis chromosome 7, bLarMic1.1, whole genome shotgun sequence DNA encoding:
- the FZD9 gene encoding frizzled-9, giving the protein MAAAAARLRVALWVLWQLAAAGRGLELGGLEGPRGRAARCQPVDIPMCRGIGYNLTRMPNLLGHESQREAALKLHEFAPLVEYGCHVHLRFFLCSLYAPMCTDQVSASIPACRPMCEQARHKCVPIMEQFNFGWPESLDCGKLPTKNDPNALCMEAPENASAAEPHKGQGMLPVAPRPWPPGTAEGRGPNGLGACDNPEKFQYVEKSLSCAPRCSPGVDVYWSREDKDFAFIWMAVWSTLCFVSTAFTVLTFLLDPHRFQYPERPIIFLSMCYNVYSVAFIIRSVAGAENIACDRENGELYIIQEGLESTGCTIVFLILYYFGMASSLWWVVLTLTWFLAAGKKWGHEAIEAHSSYFHMAAWGIPAMKTIVILTMRKVAGDELTGLCYVGSMDVSALTGFVLIPLSCYLVIGTSFILTGFVALFHIRKIMKTGGTNTEKLEKLMVKIGVFSILYTVPATCVIVCYFYERLNVDYWNLRALERGCLHLPGRRAANCSLEASVPTVAVFMLKIFMSLVVGITSGVWVWSSKTLQTWQSLCNRKLGMRTRGKPCSGVSCGGVHCHYKAPTVMLHMTKTDPYLDNPTHV